A genomic region of Herbaspirillum sp. DW155 contains the following coding sequences:
- a CDS encoding transporter substrate-binding domain-containing protein translates to MKFIKTATAASLGLMAALSVTSGLVQADNLADIQKAGVVKIGVPQDFAPYGSVTSDLQLQGLDIDVARLVAKGLGVKAELVPVPISSRMAFLQTHKIDLIISTLGKNAEREKVIDFSQGYAPYNNSVFGVAAIKIAGPADLANQTVGVARSTFEDLMLTESVPKSTTIKRYEDNNGLIAAYVSGQVQIVGTGDFVAYALADKTPNNKPVLKYIINVSTCYVGMNKGEPALMAKVNDALTAAKKSGELNGIVKKWLNVPLPEKIATTYQ, encoded by the coding sequence ATGAAGTTCATCAAGACCGCCACCGCTGCATCGCTGGGCCTGATGGCCGCGCTGTCCGTCACCTCAGGTTTGGTGCAGGCTGACAACCTGGCCGATATCCAGAAGGCCGGCGTGGTCAAGATCGGCGTGCCGCAGGACTTTGCGCCTTATGGCTCGGTCACCTCCGACCTGCAGCTGCAGGGCCTGGATATCGACGTGGCCAGGCTGGTCGCCAAGGGCCTGGGGGTGAAGGCCGAGCTGGTGCCGGTGCCCATCTCCAGCCGCATGGCCTTCCTGCAGACGCACAAGATCGATCTCATCATCTCCACCCTGGGCAAGAATGCCGAACGCGAAAAAGTGATCGATTTCTCGCAGGGCTATGCGCCCTACAACAATAGTGTGTTCGGCGTGGCCGCCATCAAGATCGCAGGCCCGGCTGACCTGGCCAACCAGACCGTGGGCGTGGCGCGTTCCACCTTCGAGGACCTGATGCTCACCGAGAGCGTTCCCAAGAGCACCACCATCAAGCGCTACGAAGACAACAACGGCCTGATCGCGGCCTACGTATCGGGTCAGGTGCAGATCGTCGGCACGGGCGACTTCGTGGCCTATGCGCTGGCCGACAAGACCCCCAACAACAAGCCGGTGCTGAAATACATCATCAATGTCTCGACCTGCTACGTGGGCATGAACAAGGGCGAGCCTGCGCTCATGGCCAAAGTCAACGATGCGCTGACCGCCGCCAAGAAGAGCGGTGAACTCAATGGCATCGTCAAGAAGTGGCTCAACGTGCCGCTGCCGGAAAAGATCGCGACCACTTACCAGTAA
- a CDS encoding transporter substrate-binding domain-containing protein: MSTQPAHADALADIQKAGTVRIAVPQDFAPFGSVNAELQLQGLDIDVARLIAQKMGVKVQLVPVASANRIAYLQTHKADLVISTLGKNAEREKVIDFSQSYAPYNNSVFGVASVKVSGPADLADKTVGVARGTFQDLQLTDTAPKSATIKRYEDNNAMISAYVSGQVQLVGTGDFVAYALAEKAPDNKPVLKYIINESSCSVGLNKGEAALLAKVNEVLTAAKKSGELNAIVQKWLNVPLPARMATTFQ; the protein is encoded by the coding sequence ATGTCCACCCAACCCGCGCATGCCGATGCACTGGCCGACATCCAGAAGGCGGGCACGGTGCGCATCGCCGTGCCGCAGGATTTTGCGCCCTTCGGCTCGGTCAATGCAGAGCTGCAACTGCAGGGGCTGGATATCGACGTGGCCAGGCTGATCGCGCAGAAGATGGGCGTGAAGGTGCAACTGGTCCCGGTCGCCAGCGCCAATCGCATCGCCTACCTGCAGACGCACAAGGCCGATCTGGTCATCTCCACCCTGGGCAAGAATGCCGAGCGTGAAAAGGTGATCGACTTCTCGCAATCCTATGCGCCCTACAACAACAGCGTCTTCGGCGTAGCCTCGGTCAAGGTGAGTGGTCCGGCCGACCTCGCCGACAAGACCGTGGGCGTGGCACGCGGCACCTTCCAGGATCTGCAACTGACCGACACCGCGCCCAAGAGCGCCACCATCAAGCGCTACGAAGACAACAATGCCATGATCTCGGCCTACGTCTCCGGACAGGTGCAACTCGTGGGCACGGGCGACTTCGTGGCCTATGCGCTGGCGGAGAAGGCGCCCGACAACAAGCCCGTGCTCAAGTACATCATCAATGAATCGAGCTGCAGCGTCGGTCTGAACAAAGGCGAAGCGGCCCTGCTGGCGAAGGTCAATGAGGTGCTGACGGCCGCCAAGAAGAGCGGCGAACTCAACGCGATCGTGCAGAAATGGCTGAACGTCCCCCTGCCCGCGAGGATGGCCACGACCTTCCAGTAA